The genomic interval AGAGAAATACAGTGCGCTTTTTGCGGAGAAATTTTTAGTTTTGATGAACAAATGAATAGGCTCCTTGACAGGTTTTTTACTTTATCATTATCAAAAGATTTGGGTAGCGCACCAAAAAAGGTTCCGAATTACTTTTGGGATAACAAACCAAACTTACCTGTATGCCAGCAATGCCGTTCGTACTTTCTATGTTTTCATATTGTCTACCAAAAAAAATATTTCATCAACTCTGATTCCCTGAAGGTAAACTGGTTCTTAAACCACCTCGTTTGGAACGAAACCAGAGGCGAAGGCTCTTACCCGGAAGCCCTGTTTACTGCCGTTCCTTATAACAGCCAGCTAAGGAGTGCGTTGGGAAGTTGGGGACTTCAGAACATGGAAGTAATCTCTTTTGGAGGAGGAAAAATTGATTACTACCCATTATCTGACAGGCTGGCCGAACTTTTTTTAATTCCAGTAATTGCCTCTCTTTTAGGAAAGCTTTATCACAGGAAATTATGGGATGCTATATTGCAGGAAAAATTTGAGTATCTACTTACCATAGTATACAAATCGCTTCATGTTAGCCTCACAGGGGAAAACCGAAACGAAGATCCAGAAGTTATTATAACAAAGGGCGATAAAAATGATATGAAGAGGGTTTTTGTCGTTATTAGGTTGTTTTATGAAATAAGAAAGTATTTAAAGAAGAAAGGAGGCGTTTTTGTGAGCACGCTCGACCTAAAAGAGATTCGCCGAGCTGCCGAAGAAAGCCCTTTTTCCTTAGATGACAACTCAAAGAAAGGTCTTATTTTCCGCCTGCTGGAATTAACCCGGCTTAACAAAAGATCCGAAGTTTACCATTTGCTAATGAGAACCTATGTGGCATGCGGGAAGCCTTTCCCTTACTGTTTAGCGCATCTTTTTGAGGTCCGGGATGATGAATTATTTAAAACCGGTATTTATGCCTATATCTCTGGGATAAAAACCTCTGAAGAAAGTAACGAGGAAAATTAATTGGAAGGGAGATGTTAAATTATGGAAGTCAAGACTAAGGGCATTACAGCAACTGTTGTTTTTGAGAGTTCTGCAGTTAACAGAGACGAAAAGCTGGGCGAAAATATTACTTCAATAAAGAAACTATCCCGTTTTAATGGAACATACTCCTTTATGAGCAGAGCCTTTATACGGCATCACATGTTCAGCACTTTAAACAAGCTTTTTGAATGGAAACCCGCGCCGGTTAAGATGGACCAAAGTGTCATTCAGTTTTCCTTCCCTGATGCTAATATTGTTTTTTATCCTGAACTTGACTTATTCGGTTTTATGAGCACTAGCCCGTATTCGGTTACCCGAAAAGCACCCCTCGGTATCACCAAAGCCATTTCCCTTGAACCATGGCAGGGTGATATGGCATTTTATGCCAATCATGACATGGTAAGTCGTGCCCGGCGGCAGGGAGATGAATCCAACCCTAATCCCTTTTCTAAAGAAGAGCACCATTCATATTACAAGGTTTCCTTTACTCTGGACCTAACACGTCTGGGCTTGCACGATTTGTATTTTACGAAACTTCCAGAAGAACTGAAAAAATGGGTTGATAATTTTTCAGAAGTCACGGTTGAAGATGTGAGTGATAGGAGTATATGGAAGGAAAAGGTAGAAGGTCTTAAATGGCATAAAATTGAAAATAATGGAGGGCTTCTGGGGTTTGTGGGAATAAAAGAAGAAAAGCAGGTTACTTTAGTTCGCTTTCTCCTGTCTTATGGAGAATACAGAAAGCGCATCGAACAGGTTTTAACAGTAATAAAAGACGGTCTAACCATACATTCCAGTACGGAAGATTACGGCATGGTGCCTGTGTTTATTGCTGTAGCGGCTCTCAAAGTTCCGGTTCCGGTTTTCAATTCAGCCGTAACAATCAAAGACGGGGGTATCGATGTCGTGCCTGTAAACAAAGCCGTCGAGAATAGTTACATCATTAAGAGCTGGTATTGGAATAATCATACACTCCCGCTTATCGGAACATTAAATGATAAATTAAACAAATGGACTGGGGTTAAGGAAATTATTGAAACCGTTGGCTTAAAAACCGAAGACTAACGGTGGTGATTGTTTTGAAAGTACTAAGGCTAAAATTTTCTGCACCGACTGCGCATTTCCGTATAGCCCAAAGCAGTAATCCCAGAAAAACATATCCGCTGCCGCCCTATTCCACCGCTATAGGGTTGTTAGCAAATATACTAGGTGATTATGATAAAATCGACCTAATGTTAAAGGATTCATTTGCGCTGGGAATTTTATCACAATATGAATCCATAAGCAATGAATATACATGGTTGCGAAATTTAAATTCCAATGCTCACAAAGAACGGTTCGGCAGTATTGAAAACAGAACGTGGCAGGAAAATGTAGAACATCCCGGCGGGCAGAGCCCGGTTGTCATGCAGGTGTTGAATGAAGTAGAAGTTTTTATATATTTTTACCATCCTGCTAAGGAAATTTTAAAGGCTTTGCAAGAAAACATACACTTTCCGGAACGGTGGTTCAGTCACCTCCACCTGGGGCGCTCCGAAGACTGGGCAGCGCCCTGTGGGGCCTGCCTGATTGACCTGAAATTGAGCAAAAAGCCTGAAGACTTTTGCAAGGCGCGTCAGTATTACCAGTGGATGCCTGAACC from Calderihabitans maritimus carries:
- the cas7i gene encoding type I-B CRISPR-associated protein Cas7/Cst2/DevR, with protein sequence MEVKTKGITATVVFESSAVNRDEKLGENITSIKKLSRFNGTYSFMSRAFIRHHMFSTLNKLFEWKPAPVKMDQSVIQFSFPDANIVFYPELDLFGFMSTSPYSVTRKAPLGITKAISLEPWQGDMAFYANHDMVSRARRQGDESNPNPFSKEEHHSYYKVSFTLDLTRLGLHDLYFTKLPEELKKWVDNFSEVTVEDVSDRSIWKEKVEGLKWHKIENNGGLLGFVGIKEEKQVTLVRFLLSYGEYRKRIEQVLTVIKDGLTIHSSTEDYGMVPVFIAVAALKVPVPVFNSAVTIKDGGIDVVPVNKAVENSYIIKSWYWNNHTLPLIGTLNDKLNKWTGVKEIIETVGLKTED
- the cas8a1 gene encoding type I-B CRISPR-associated protein Cas8b1/Cst1, with amino-acid sequence MTKDVAIYPSTWYYNACVQGFLETLAWGLGEDAVRSFLHDDGTVKIPAKVMEAVFSTRDVVMPENYPCLDGREVPDELKELKRITWWWVEKSKKKDGANVRETIDITCNSLFGSNKTFYPNLLTHNTGISRIDFLNSWFEIANKGKREIQCAFCGEIFSFDEQMNRLLDRFFTLSLSKDLGSAPKKVPNYFWDNKPNLPVCQQCRSYFLCFHIVYQKKYFINSDSLKVNWFLNHLVWNETRGEGSYPEALFTAVPYNSQLRSALGSWGLQNMEVISFGGGKIDYYPLSDRLAELFLIPVIASLLGKLYHRKLWDAILQEKFEYLLTIVYKSLHVSLTGENRNEDPEVIITKGDKNDMKRVFVVIRLFYEIRKYLKKKGGVFVSTLDLKEIRRAAEESPFSLDDNSKKGLIFRLLELTRLNKRSEVYHLLMRTYVACGKPFPYCLAHLFEVRDDELFKTGIYAYISGIKTSEESNEEN
- the cas5b gene encoding type I-B CRISPR-associated protein Cas5b → MKVLRLKFSAPTAHFRIAQSSNPRKTYPLPPYSTAIGLLANILGDYDKIDLMLKDSFALGILSQYESISNEYTWLRNLNSNAHKERFGSIENRTWQENVEHPGGQSPVVMQVLNEVEVFIYFYHPAKEILKALQENIHFPERWFSHLHLGRSEDWAAPCGACLIDLKLSKKPEDFCKARQYYQWMPEPENAFMLDETEIERDYRRLYEKMQGNLFLVTSLYAKEKVSWLDGKRKQVVTIRNFDHIPARLCKSQVPLLDAVTFPLIYCDTEIKTPVYLARIDVKKGGTSKYGT